From the genome of Methanobrevibacter smithii ATCC 35061, one region includes:
- the cobK gene encoding precorrin-6A reductase has protein sequence MKKLNILLIGGTKDASNITKHIKEKYDSYILTTTTTEYGSKLAIESGSDDTIAKPLLKDEFITLIENNEFNLLIDATHPYASHITQTTVSLSKLFSIAYIRFERPPSNLDNVDTSRVREVTSLDEAGQLIANEFTSGNVLHLAGANTMEPILKYVPVNRFYARILKVPKSVEKCKMLNLPEEHIIPMKGTSSLEENLKIIEETQASVMITKESGDIGGVTNKINAANLKDIGVIMLKRPKIRDLNKNDIVSNLDELDEKINNCF, from the coding sequence ATGAAAAAACTAAACATCCTCCTTATTGGCGGAACAAAGGACGCAAGCAACATAACAAAACACATAAAGGAAAAATATGATTCATATATCCTGACTACAACAACTACAGAATACGGATCAAAATTAGCTATTGAGTCTGGAAGTGATGACACAATAGCTAAACCACTTTTAAAAGATGAATTCATAACACTTATTGAAAATAATGAATTCAATCTTTTAATTGATGCAACTCATCCTTATGCATCACACATCACCCAAACTACTGTTAGCCTATCCAAATTATTCAGCATAGCTTATATTCGCTTTGAAAGACCACCATCAAACCTTGATAATGTTGACACATCAAGAGTTCGTGAAGTAACTTCCCTTGATGAAGCAGGACAATTAATAGCTAACGAGTTTACTTCAGGAAACGTGTTGCATCTTGCAGGAGCCAATACCATGGAACCTATTTTAAAATATGTTCCTGTAAACAGGTTTTATGCAAGAATTTTAAAAGTTCCGAAATCTGTGGAAAAATGCAAAATGCTAAATCTTCCTGAGGAACATATCATACCAATGAAAGGTACATCCAGCTTAGAGGAAAACCTAAAAATAATTGAAGAAACACAAGCAAGTGTTATGATAACAAAAGAAAGTGGTGATATCGGAGGAGTAACTAATAAAATTAATGCTGCTAATTTAAAAGATATAGGTGTCATCATGTTAAAACGTCCAAAAATCAGAGATTTAAATAAAAATGACATTGTTTCTAATTTAGACGAATTAGATGAAAAAATAAATAACTGTTTTTAA
- the mcrB gene encoding coenzyme-B sulfoethylthiotransferase subunit beta translates to MQIYNDKIDLYGQDGKLLKSEVSLDAISPLKNPAIAKMIFDIKRSCAVNLASIEKGLRTGAMGGKSVFIPGRELDLPIVENAELIADKIKRIVQVNEDDATNVSLINNGQQLLIQLPNERLRVAADYSIASLLSGSATIQSIIDTFDINMFDASTIKTAVMGAYPQTVDLAGANISALLGPPVLLEGLGYGLRNVMANHVVAITNKNTLNAAALSSIMEQTAMFETGDASGAFERMHLLTLAYQGLNADNLVFDLVKENVKGTVGTVIQSLVGRAIEDNVIKASRKMNSGFINYEPVDWALWNAYAAAGLLAAVIVNVGAARAAQAVASTVLYYNDILEYETGLPSVDFGRTMGVGVGFSFFSHSIYGGGGPGTFHGNHVVTRHSKGCAIPCASAAMCLDAGTQMFSVQRTSSLIGTVYGTIDNLRNPIINVAKSAGELKI, encoded by the coding sequence ATGCAAATTTACAATGATAAAATTGATTTGTATGGTCAAGATGGAAAACTTCTAAAAAGTGAAGTTTCATTGGATGCAATTAGCCCACTTAAAAATCCAGCTATTGCTAAAATGATTTTTGATATTAAAAGATCATGTGCTGTTAATTTAGCAAGTATTGAGAAAGGATTAAGGACAGGGGCTATGGGTGGTAAATCTGTTTTCATTCCTGGTAGGGAATTGGATTTGCCAATTGTTGAAAATGCGGAATTAATTGCAGATAAAATAAAAAGAATTGTCCAGGTAAATGAGGATGATGCGACTAATGTTAGTTTGATTAATAACGGTCAGCAATTATTAATACAATTGCCTAATGAAAGGTTAAGGGTAGCTGCTGATTACAGTATTGCATCTTTGCTTTCAGGTTCTGCTACAATTCAGTCAATAATTGATACATTTGATATCAATATGTTTGATGCGTCTACAATTAAAACTGCGGTCATGGGAGCATATCCTCAAACTGTTGATTTGGCGGGAGCTAATATTAGTGCATTATTGGGGCCTCCGGTTCTTTTGGAAGGTTTAGGTTATGGTCTTAGAAATGTCATGGCAAATCATGTTGTAGCAATTACTAATAAAAATACTTTAAATGCCGCAGCGTTATCTTCTATAATGGAACAAACTGCAATGTTTGAAACTGGTGATGCTTCAGGTGCTTTTGAAAGAATGCACTTATTGACTTTAGCTTATCAGGGTTTAAATGCAGATAATCTTGTTTTTGATTTGGTAAAAGAAAATGTCAAAGGGACTGTAGGAACAGTTATTCAAAGTCTAGTTGGGCGAGCTATTGAAGATAATGTCATTAAAGCATCTAGAAAAATGAACTCTGGGTTTATTAATTATGAACCTGTTGATTGGGCATTATGGAATGCTTATGCTGCTGCAGGATTATTAGCTGCGGTTATTGTTAATGTGGGTGCTGCAAGAGCTGCTCAAGCAGTTGCATCCACGGTTCTTTATTATAATGATATATTGGAATATGAAACGGGACTTCCTAGTGTTGATTTTGGTAGAACTATGGGTGTTGGTGTAGGTTTCAGTTTCTTCTCTCATTCCATTTATGGGGGTGGAGGACCAGGTACATTCCACGGTAACCATGTTGTTACTAGACACAGTAAAGGTTGTGCAATTCCATGTGCATCTGCTGCTATGTGTTTGGATGCTGGAACTCAAATGTTTTCAGTTCAAAGAACTTCTTCATTGATTGGAACTGTTTATGGTACTATAGATAATCTTAGAAATCCTATTATTAATGTAGCCAAATCCGCAGGTGAACTTAAAATATAA
- the mcrG gene encoding coenzyme-B sulfoethylthiotransferase subunit gamma yields MSYKAQFTPGETKIAENRRKHMDPTHKFKKIREVSDEGLVRILGHRNPGENYKTVHPPLDEMDMGGDIIREMVEPTPGAKQGIRVRYIQFADSMYNAPAQPYDRARTYMWRYRGVDTGTLSGRQVIEIREQDLEKISKELVETDIFDPAKSGMRGATVHGHSLRLDENGLMFDALQRYVFDEESGHIMYVKDQVGRPLDEAVDVGVPLEEDYLKDITTIYREDNVGLRSDDEAVDIVETIHSSRTKGGYGLGVFSKDLKMRLGEYDGE; encoded by the coding sequence ATGTCATATAAAGCACAATTCACTCCTGGTGAAACAAAAATAGCTGAAAATAGAAGAAAACATATGGATCCTACTCATAAATTTAAAAAGATAAGGGAAGTGTCTGATGAGGGTTTAGTAAGAATATTGGGACACCGTAATCCTGGAGAAAATTATAAAACTGTTCATCCTCCGTTAGATGAAATGGATATGGGTGGAGACATAATTAGAGAAATGGTAGAACCTACTCCTGGTGCAAAACAAGGTATTAGAGTTAGATATATTCAATTTGCAGATTCCATGTATAATGCTCCTGCACAGCCATATGATAGAGCAAGAACTTATATGTGGAGATATAGGGGTGTAGATACTGGAACATTATCTGGAAGACAAGTAATTGAAATAAGGGAACAGGATTTGGAAAAAATTTCTAAAGAGCTTGTTGAAACAGATATTTTTGATCCTGCAAAATCCGGTATGAGGGGAGCAACAGTACATGGCCATTCATTAAGGCTTGATGAAAATGGTTTGATGTTCGATGCCCTTCAAAGATATGTTTTTGATGAGGAAAGCGGACATATCATGTATGTTAAAGATCAAGTCGGCAGACCTCTTGATGAAGCAGTAGATGTTGGTGTTCCGTTAGAAGAAGATTATTTAAAAGATATTACAACAATATATCGGGAAGATAATGTAGGTTTGAGGTCAGATGATGAAGCTGTTGATATTGTTGAAACTATTCATTCATCTCGTACAAAAGGCGGTTATGGTTTAGGAGTTTTCAGTAAAGATTTAAAAATGAGATTAGGTGAATATGATGGAGAATGA
- the mcrA gene encoding coenzyme-B sulfoethylthiotransferase subunit alpha, giving the protein MENEEKVFFKALNQKFKGEDNESNHTSFYCFDGWKQSPRKREFNDAAEKLAKDRNMPFYNPDIGVPLGQRSLMTYKISGTDDYVEGDDLHFCNNAAIQQLVDDIKRTIIVGMDTAHSVLQERLGVEVTPETINEYMENINHALPGGAVVQEHMVEVHPGLVSDCYAKIFTGNDELADEIDKRVLIDINKEFPEDQAQMLKDYLGNKTYQVSRVPTLVVRACDGGTVSRWSAMQIGMSFINAYKLCAGEAAIADFSYAAKHADVIGMASFLPARRARGPNEPGGVSFGAFSDMIQTSRISDDPAEVTLEVIAGAAALYDQVWLGSYMSGGVGFTQYASATYTDDILDDFVYYGLDYVEDNYGLCQAEKTMDVVRDISTEVTLYGLEQYEIPTLLETHFGGSQRASVISAAAGCSTAFATANSNAGVNGWYLSMLLHKEGHSRLGFYGYDLQDQCGSANSLSIRSDEGLIHELRGPNYPNYAMNVGHQPEYAGIAQAPHAARKDAFSVNPLIKIAFADDALSFDFKHPRKEIARGALREFEPDGERDIIIPAK; this is encoded by the coding sequence ATGGAGAATGAGGAAAAAGTATTCTTCAAAGCTTTAAATCAAAAATTTAAAGGTGAAGATAATGAAAGTAACCACACCAGTTTCTATTGTTTTGATGGGTGGAAGCAGTCTCCAAGAAAAAGAGAGTTTAATGATGCTGCAGAAAAATTAGCTAAAGATAGGAATATGCCTTTTTATAATCCGGATATTGGTGTTCCTTTAGGTCAGAGAAGTTTAATGACTTATAAAATTTCCGGAACTGATGATTATGTTGAAGGCGATGATTTGCATTTTTGTAACAATGCAGCTATTCAACAATTGGTTGACGATATTAAAAGAACAATTATTGTAGGTATGGATACTGCACACTCTGTTTTGCAGGAAAGATTAGGTGTGGAAGTAACTCCTGAAACAATCAATGAATATATGGAGAATATCAATCATGCACTTCCTGGTGGAGCAGTAGTTCAGGAACATATGGTTGAAGTGCATCCTGGTTTAGTTAGTGACTGTTATGCAAAAATTTTCACAGGTAATGATGAGTTGGCTGATGAAATAGATAAAAGAGTATTAATTGATATTAATAAAGAGTTCCCGGAAGATCAGGCACAAATGCTTAAAGATTATCTCGGAAACAAAACATATCAGGTTAGTAGAGTGCCTACATTAGTTGTAAGGGCATGTGACGGAGGTACTGTATCCAGATGGTCTGCTATGCAGATTGGTATGAGTTTTATTAATGCATATAAATTATGTGCTGGTGAAGCAGCTATTGCAGATTTTTCTTATGCTGCTAAACATGCAGATGTTATTGGTATGGCTTCATTTTTACCTGCTAGGCGTGCGAGAGGACCAAATGAGCCTGGAGGCGTTTCATTTGGTGCTTTTTCAGATATGATTCAAACTTCAAGAATTTCTGATGATCCTGCTGAAGTAACATTGGAGGTTATTGCAGGTGCTGCTGCGCTATATGATCAGGTTTGGTTAGGTTCTTACATGTCAGGAGGTGTAGGTTTCACTCAGTATGCAAGTGCAACTTATACTGATGATATTTTAGATGACTTTGTTTATTATGGTTTGGATTATGTTGAGGATAACTACGGTTTATGTCAGGCTGAAAAAACTATGGATGTTGTAAGGGATATTTCAACAGAAGTAACACTTTATGGTTTAGAACAATATGAAATACCTACTCTTCTTGAAACTCATTTCGGAGGTTCACAAAGGGCATCAGTTATATCTGCAGCTGCAGGATGTTCCACAGCTTTTGCAACAGCAAATTCCAATGCTGGTGTAAATGGCTGGTATTTAAGTATGCTTTTACATAAGGAAGGACATTCAAGATTAGGATTCTATGGATATGACTTGCAAGACCAGTGCGGTTCTGCTAATTCATTATCTATTAGAAGTGATGAAGGTTTAATTCATGAATTAAGAGGACCAAACTATCCGAACTATGCTATGAATGTAGGTCACCAGCCAGAATATGCAGGTATTGCACAGGCACCTCATGCTGCAAGAAAAGATGCATTTTCTGTTAATCCTTTAATAAAAATTGCATTTGCAGATGATGCATTATCTTTTGATTTTAAACATCCTAGAAAAGAGATTGCAAGAGGAGCATTAAGAGAATTTGAGCCGGACGGTGAAAGGGATATTATAATTCCTGCAAAATAA
- a CDS encoding 30S ribosomal protein S7 translates to MSKLFDKWELDEVKIEDLGLVKYICLDETLVPHTSGRHVKRQFAKSKVSIIERLMNKIMRTHINSGKKNKAYNIVKDALDIINKRTKKNPVQVLVTAVENTSPREETTRIKYGGIGYQVAVDISPQRRVDLSLGFLTRGTLQSAFKNRKSVAECLADELILASEEDSRSFALQKKEEKERVAKAAH, encoded by the coding sequence ATGAGTAAATTATTTGATAAATGGGAACTCGATGAAGTCAAAATCGAAGATTTAGGTTTAGTAAAATACATCTGCTTAGATGAAACTCTTGTTCCTCACACTTCAGGTAGACATGTAAAAAGACAGTTTGCAAAATCTAAAGTATCTATCATTGAAAGATTAATGAATAAAATCATGAGGACTCACATCAACTCAGGTAAGAAAAACAAAGCTTACAATATTGTAAAAGATGCATTGGATATTATCAACAAAAGAACTAAAAAGAACCCTGTTCAAGTTTTAGTTACTGCAGTTGAAAATACTTCCCCTCGTGAAGAAACTACTCGTATTAAATACGGTGGTATCGGATACCAAGTAGCAGTGGACATTTCTCCACAAAGAAGAGTAGATCTTTCATTAGGATTCTTAACTAGAGGAACTTTACAATCAGCATTTAAAAACAGAAAATCTGTTGCTGAATGTTTAGCTGATGAATTAATTCTTGCTTCTGAAGAAGATTCCAGAAGTTTTGCTTTACAGAAAAAAGAAGAAAAAGAAAGAGTTGCAAAAGCAGCACACTAA
- the tuf gene encoding translation elongation factor EF-1 subunit alpha has product MAKTKEHINLAFIGHVDHGKSTLVGHLLLKAGAIAEQQLDDGENKFRFVMDKLGEERERGVTIDLAHQKFSTKKYDYTVVDCPGHRDFVKNMITGASQADAGVLVVAADDGVMPQTKEHVFLSKTLGINQLIVAINKIDLVDYDEAKFNELKDEVSALIKTVGFNPADVPFIPVSAFEGDNIKDASPNTSWYKGDTLMQALDNLAAPEKPVSLPLRIPIQDVYSITGVGTVPVGRVETGVMKKGENVIFEPAGASGEVKSIEMHHETFETAEPGDNIGFNVRGVGKNDIRRGDVAGHVDDAPAVAKEFDAQIVVLQHPGVITVGYTPVFHCHTSQVACTFLELTAKLDPATGQVAEENPDFLKTGNAAFVKVKPTKPMVIENAKKIPQMGRFAIRDMGQTVAAGLCIDVTPAK; this is encoded by the coding sequence ATGGCAAAAACTAAAGAACATATTAATTTAGCATTTATCGGACACGTTGACCACGGAAAATCCACATTAGTTGGACACTTGTTATTAAAAGCAGGTGCAATCGCTGAACAACAATTAGATGATGGAGAAAACAAATTCAGATTTGTTATGGATAAATTAGGAGAAGAAAGGGAAAGAGGAGTAACTATCGACCTTGCTCACCAAAAATTCTCCACCAAAAAATACGACTACACTGTTGTAGACTGTCCTGGACACAGAGACTTCGTTAAAAATATGATTACTGGTGCTTCCCAAGCAGATGCTGGTGTATTAGTAGTAGCTGCAGACGACGGTGTAATGCCACAAACCAAAGAACACGTTTTCTTATCCAAAACTTTAGGTATTAACCAATTAATCGTTGCAATCAACAAAATCGATTTAGTAGATTATGATGAAGCAAAATTCAACGAATTAAAAGACGAAGTATCTGCTTTAATTAAAACTGTTGGATTCAACCCTGCTGATGTTCCTTTCATCCCTGTTTCTGCATTTGAAGGAGACAACATTAAAGATGCAAGTCCTAACACCTCCTGGTACAAAGGTGACACTTTAATGCAAGCTTTAGATAATTTAGCTGCTCCTGAAAAACCTGTATCCTTACCATTAAGGATCCCTATTCAAGATGTTTACTCCATTACTGGTGTAGGTACTGTACCTGTAGGAAGAGTAGAAACCGGTGTTATGAAAAAAGGAGAAAACGTAATCTTCGAACCTGCTGGAGCTTCTGGAGAAGTAAAATCTATCGAAATGCACCACGAAACCTTTGAAACTGCTGAACCTGGTGACAACATCGGATTCAATGTAAGAGGTGTAGGTAAAAACGATATCAGGAGAGGAGACGTAGCTGGTCATGTAGACGATGCTCCTGCTGTAGCTAAAGAATTTGATGCACAAATTGTTGTTTTACAACACCCTGGTGTAATCACTGTTGGATACACTCCTGTATTCCACTGTCACACTTCTCAAGTTGCATGTACTTTCTTAGAATTAACTGCAAAATTAGACCCTGCAACTGGTCAAGTAGCTGAAGAAAACCCTGACTTCTTAAAAACTGGTAACGCAGCATTCGTAAAAGTTAAACCAACCAAACCTATGGTAATCGAAAACGCTAAAAAAATCCCTCAAATGGGTAGATTTGCTATTAGGGATATGGGTCAAACTGTTGCTGCTGGATTATGTATTGACGTTACCCCAGCTAAATAG
- a CDS encoding elongation factor EF-2 produces the protein MSRREKMIAKIKDLMYKPDSIRNIGICAHIDHGKTTLSDNLLAGAGMISEELAGDQRFLDFDEQEQARGITIDAANVSMVHNYKDEEYLINLIDTPGHVDFGGDVTRAMRAVDGAVVVVCAVEGIMPQTETVLRQALKENVKPVLFINKVDRLINELKLEPEELQKRFINIYMEANKLIKNMAPEDKKEEWAVDFTDGSVAFGSAYHNWAINVPMMQETGVNFKDIIDYCNDDKQKELAQKVPLSEVLLGMVVEHLPSPKVSQEYRVPNIWEGDIESPAGQGMITTSPDGPLAVMVTNVSVDKHAGEIATGRVYGGSIEKGTEVYLVGSHSKSRVQQVGVYFGPERVNTDAVPAGNIVYVAGAKGAIAGETICSPEDKIKEFEGLDHISEPVVTVAVEAKNTKDLPKLIEVLRQVAKEDPTIKVEINEETGEHLVSGMGELHLEVISYRIKDKGVEIQTSEPIVVYRETVSQLSPQVEGKSPNKHNRFYITVEPLEDELFKALQEGKLKEGKVKGKESANDFMEYGLDKEEARKVWDVYNRSVFINATRGIQYLDEVKELLIEGFESALNDGPLAKEIAMGLKFKLHDAKLHEDAVHRGPAQVLPAIRNAIYASMMSAGPTLLEPMQKVFINTPQDYMGPCTREIQNRRGQIVDMGQEGDMATIESKVPVAEMFGFAGDIRSAAEGRCLWSTEMSGFERLPREMQNQIVKEIRQRKGLSPEPYGPEHYVG, from the coding sequence TTGAGTAGAAGAGAGAAAATGATTGCAAAAATTAAGGATTTAATGTATAAACCAGATTCCATCAGGAATATTGGTATCTGTGCTCACATTGACCACGGTAAAACTACATTATCCGATAACCTTTTAGCAGGTGCAGGAATGATTTCCGAAGAACTTGCTGGTGATCAAAGGTTTTTAGATTTTGATGAACAAGAACAAGCACGTGGTATTACTATTGATGCAGCAAACGTATCAATGGTTCACAATTACAAAGATGAAGAATACTTAATCAACTTAATTGATACTCCAGGTCACGTTGACTTTGGTGGGGACGTAACTCGTGCTATGAGAGCTGTAGATGGTGCAGTTGTTGTTGTTTGTGCTGTTGAAGGTATCATGCCTCAAACTGAAACTGTACTTAGACAAGCTTTAAAAGAAAATGTTAAACCTGTTTTGTTCATTAACAAAGTTGACAGATTAATCAACGAGTTAAAATTAGAACCTGAAGAATTACAAAAAAGGTTCATTAACATTTACATGGAAGCTAACAAATTAATCAAAAACATGGCTCCTGAAGATAAAAAAGAAGAATGGGCTGTTGATTTCACTGATGGTAGTGTAGCTTTCGGTTCAGCTTATCACAATTGGGCTATTAACGTTCCAATGATGCAAGAAACTGGAGTTAACTTCAAAGACATCATTGATTATTGTAATGATGATAAACAAAAAGAATTAGCTCAAAAAGTACCATTGTCTGAAGTATTACTCGGTATGGTAGTAGAACACTTGCCTTCTCCTAAAGTATCTCAAGAATACAGGGTACCTAACATCTGGGAAGGTGACATTGAATCTCCTGCAGGTCAAGGTATGATTACTACAAGTCCTGACGGACCTTTAGCTGTAATGGTTACTAACGTATCTGTAGACAAACACGCTGGTGAAATTGCTACCGGTAGGGTTTACGGAGGATCAATTGAAAAAGGTACAGAAGTATACTTAGTTGGATCTCATTCCAAATCCAGAGTTCAGCAAGTAGGTGTATACTTCGGACCTGAAAGAGTTAACACTGATGCTGTACCTGCAGGTAACATTGTATATGTTGCTGGTGCAAAAGGTGCAATCGCTGGGGAAACTATCTGTTCTCCTGAAGACAAAATCAAAGAGTTTGAAGGATTAGACCACATTTCTGAACCTGTAGTTACTGTTGCTGTAGAAGCTAAAAATACTAAAGATTTACCAAAATTAATTGAAGTATTAAGACAAGTAGCTAAAGAAGACCCAACCATTAAAGTTGAAATTAACGAAGAAACCGGTGAACATTTAGTTTCAGGTATGGGAGAACTTCATTTAGAAGTTATCAGTTACAGAATTAAAGATAAAGGTGTTGAAATCCAAACTTCAGAACCTATTGTTGTATACAGGGAAACCGTATCTCAATTATCTCCACAAGTTGAAGGTAAATCTCCAAACAAACATAACAGATTCTACATTACTGTTGAACCTTTAGAAGATGAACTTTTCAAAGCATTACAAGAAGGAAAACTTAAAGAAGGTAAAGTTAAAGGTAAAGAATCTGCTAATGACTTCATGGAATACGGTTTAGATAAAGAAGAAGCGAGAAAAGTATGGGATGTTTACAACAGAAGCGTATTCATCAATGCTACCCGTGGTATCCAATACTTAGATGAAGTAAAAGAGCTTTTAATTGAAGGATTTGAATCCGCACTTAATGACGGACCTTTAGCTAAAGAAATTGCTATGGGATTAAAATTCAAACTCCACGATGCAAAACTTCACGAAGATGCAGTTCACAGAGGACCTGCACAAGTATTGCCAGCTATTAGAAATGCAATTTATGCATCTATGATGTCTGCTGGTCCTACTTTACTTGAACCTATGCAAAAAGTGTTCATTAACACTCCACAAGATTACATGGGTCCATGTACCAGGGAAATCCAAAACAGGAGAGGTCAAATAGTTGACATGGGTCAAGAAGGAGACATGGCTACTATTGAATCTAAAGTTCCTGTAGCTGAAATGTTTGGTTTTGCTGGTGATATCAGATCCGCTGCTGAAGGTAGATGTTTATGGTCTACTGAAATGTCTGGATTTGAAAGATTACCACGTGAAATGCAAAATCAAATCGTTAAAGAGATTAGGCAAAGAAAAGGCTTATCTCCAGAACCTTATGGTCCTGAACATTATGTAGGATAA
- a CDS encoding 30S ribosomal protein S12: MPGLFAAKKLKKNRQNFKWKDVDYKRKALRLDVKADPLEGAPQARGIVIEKVGIEAKQPNSAIRKCVRVQLIKNGKQLTAFAPGDGAIGFIDEHDEVMIEGIGGPSGRSMGDIPGVRWKVSKVNNVALSEMVSGKIEKPVR; the protein is encoded by the coding sequence ATGCCAGGACTTTTTGCTGCAAAAAAACTTAAAAAAAATAGACAAAATTTTAAGTGGAAAGATGTAGATTACAAAAGGAAAGCTTTAAGATTAGATGTTAAAGCAGACCCTCTTGAAGGAGCTCCTCAAGCTAGAGGAATTGTAATCGAAAAAGTAGGGATAGAAGCAAAACAACCTAACTCTGCTATACGTAAATGTGTTCGTGTTCAATTAATCAAAAACGGTAAACAATTAACTGCTTTCGCACCAGGTGACGGAGCTATTGGATTTATCGATGAGCACGATGAAGTCATGATTGAAGGAATTGGTGGACCATCTGGAAGATCTATGGGAGATATTCCTGGAGTTCGTTGGAAAGTATCTAAAGTTAACAACGTAGCTTTATCCGAGATGGTAAGTGGAAAAATAGAAAAACCTGTAAGATAA
- a CDS encoding NusA-like transcription termination signal-binding factor: MSIKFTANEIRYIALFENMTGAMVKDCIIDDEHGKVTFVVKNGDMGLAIGKGGSTVSKVQRAVDKGIEIVELSDDSIQFIKNLLSPAEVQGVKVLQKESGEKIATVTADNTNKRIAIGKNGVNIERAKLIAKRQHNINNIILK, encoded by the coding sequence ATGTCTATTAAATTCACTGCAAATGAAATTAGATACATAGCTCTTTTTGAAAACATGACTGGAGCAATGGTTAAAGATTGTATTATCGATGATGAACATGGTAAAGTCACATTTGTCGTGAAAAACGGTGATATGGGATTAGCTATTGGAAAAGGCGGAAGCACTGTTTCCAAAGTTCAAAGAGCAGTAGATAAAGGAATTGAAATCGTTGAATTGTCCGACGATTCGATTCAATTTATTAAAAATCTTTTATCCCCTGCAGAAGTACAAGGTGTTAAAGTACTTCAGAAGGAATCAGGTGAAAAAATAGCTACTGTTACAGCAGATAATACCAACAAACGTATTGCTATTGGTAAAAACGGCGTTAATATCGAAAGAGCTAAGTTAATTGCAAAAAGACAACACAATATAAACAACATTATTTTAAAATAG
- the rpsJ gene encoding 30S ribosomal protein S10, with amino-acid sequence MHQARIKLTGTDPEKLAYVCDQLKKIAERTGVDLSGPIPLPTKKLVVPTRKSPDGEGKASWEKWELRIHKRLVGIGADERAMRQVMKVNVPDNVSIEIELKG; translated from the coding sequence ATGCATCAAGCAAGAATTAAGCTTACAGGAACTGATCCAGAAAAATTAGCTTATGTCTGTGATCAACTTAAAAAAATCGCTGAAAGAACTGGTGTTGATTTGTCTGGTCCTATTCCATTACCTACTAAAAAATTAGTAGTACCTACAAGAAAATCTCCGGATGGAGAAGGAAAAGCTTCCTGGGAAAAATGGGAACTTAGAATTCATAAACGTTTAGTTGGAATTGGTGCTGACGAACGTGCTATGAGACAAGTCATGAAAGTTAATGTTCCGGATAATGTAAGTATTGAAATAGAACTTAAAGGATAA
- the mcrD gene encoding methyl-coenzyme M reductase operon protein D yields MCESDKLHDEINVIDIKIYPNRFLKPKTTELLLNKICGLEGYVRFLIHGPSLPKKVFYGPGKGHDVNHGDRKSILVNGNGIDLKVMVGEIIITVELDKFNDFMNQLEDILTETLSVEYSLLVGIFTRTTSTISDYLKYGIGFENLIDKRYIGLIDSRARSSESISIIK; encoded by the coding sequence ATGTGTGAATCTGATAAACTTCATGATGAAATTAATGTCATTGACATTAAAATTTATCCGAATAGATTTTTAAAGCCAAAAACTACTGAATTATTATTAAATAAAATATGTGGATTAGAAGGTTATGTTAGATTTTTAATTCATGGACCATCTTTGCCTAAAAAAGTTTTTTATGGTCCTGGTAAAGGGCATGATGTAAATCACGGTGATAGGAAGAGTATTTTAGTCAATGGAAATGGCATTGATTTAAAAGTGATGGTTGGAGAAATTATAATTACTGTGGAATTGGATAAATTCAATGATTTCATGAATCAGTTGGAAGATATTTTAACAGAAACTTTGTCTGTCGAGTATTCTTTGTTAGTGGGAATTTTTACAAGAACAACATCAACAATTTCTGACTATCTCAAATATGGTATTGGATTTGAAAATCTTATTGATAAAAGATATATAGGTTTAATAGATTCTCGTGCAAGAAGTTCTGAATCAATAAGTATAATTAAATAA